A section of the Alphaproteobacteria bacterium genome encodes:
- a CDS encoding carboxymuconolactone decarboxylase family protein, with protein MPTVTMVEYDDASEAVRALYDEIMERRGINFVPNIWKTLATHPPTLERIWRGIEAVMVDGRLDRLTKEMIAVAVSATNGCEYCIASHTAVARKLGMDDEMLGELLAVVGMFNQTNRLANGYQVEVDDVYHKTP; from the coding sequence ATGCCGACCGTGACGATGGTGGAATATGACGACGCGAGCGAGGCGGTGCGCGCGCTCTATGACGAGATCATGGAGAGGCGCGGCATAAACTTCGTGCCCAATATCTGGAAGACGCTGGCGACTCACCCGCCAACGCTGGAGCGCATCTGGCGCGGCATCGAGGCGGTGATGGTCGACGGTCGCCTCGACCGCCTGACCAAAGAGATGATTGCGGTTGCTGTCAGCGCCACCAACGGCTGCGAATACTGCATCGCCTCCCACACCGCTGTTGCCCGTAAGCTTGGCATGGATGATGAAATGCTGGGCGAGCTTTTGGCTGTGGTCGGCATGTTCAACCAGACCAATCGGCTCGCCAACGGCTACCAGGTTGAGGTCGACGACGTTTATCACAAGACGCCGTGA
- the phbB gene encoding acetoacetyl-CoA reductase translates to MTERVAIVTGGTRGIGAAISIMLRDSGYHVAAVYLSNDERAQAFAEANGVVVYRWDVADFAACEVGVANVTEELGPVEVLVNNAGITRDATVHKMGPDQWQAVIDTNLGSCFNMSHAVIDSMRARGFGRIVNIGSINGQAGQYGQVNYAAAKSGIHGFTKALAQEGAGKGITVNAIAPGYIDTDMVAAVPETVLEKIVARIPVGRLGKAEEIARGVLFLAADHAGFITGSTLSINGGQHMY, encoded by the coding sequence ATGACGGAACGGGTTGCGATCGTAACCGGCGGCACGCGGGGCATCGGCGCCGCTATTTCGATCATGCTTCGGGACTCAGGCTATCATGTGGCCGCAGTCTACCTGTCCAACGATGAGCGCGCCCAGGCCTTTGCCGAGGCCAATGGCGTCGTGGTCTATCGCTGGGACGTTGCCGACTTTGCAGCCTGCGAGGTCGGCGTCGCCAATGTGACGGAAGAGCTTGGCCCGGTCGAGGTGCTCGTTAACAACGCCGGGATTACCCGCGACGCCACCGTGCACAAGATGGGCCCTGACCAGTGGCAGGCAGTGATCGATACCAATCTCGGCTCCTGCTTCAACATGAGCCACGCGGTCATCGATTCCATGCGCGCCAGAGGCTTCGGCCGCATCGTCAATATAGGATCGATTAACGGCCAGGCGGGCCAATACGGTCAGGTCAACTATGCCGCCGCCAAGTCAGGCATCCATGGCTTCACCAAAGCGTTGGCCCAGGAAGGTGCCGGAAAGGGCATCACAGTAAACGCCATCGCGCCAGGCTATATCGATACGGATATGGTCGCTGCCGTGCCCGAGACGGTGCTGGAGAAGATCGTCGCCCGCATACCCGTCGGTCGCCTCGGTAAGGCCGAGGAGATCGCTCGCGGCGTGCTCTTCCTGGCCGCCGACCACGCCGGTTTCATTACCGGCTCCACTTTATCGATCAACGGTGGCCAGCATATGTACTAG
- a CDS encoding alpha/beta fold hydrolase — protein MATARIGPRPLSAHLGAASAVWLGALAGLGAARSGAMLWAPALAGEAATLCDSLLAADAAKLSAALANEVAARHTDFLAGIEAYWAHPYRRKAVDMPVLWQEGNVRLLDMAPSGTGARVLLVPSLVNKAYVLDLAPKNSLTAYLASRRLRPLLLDWGEPRGTEQAFDLSDYIVQRLCPALKAAAAVGPVPVVGYCMGGTLAVAAAERRPELVAGLALLATPWDFFADAAGGGALRALGPLLEAQLAAAQTLSVDALQACFAALQPMQVADKFRAFAGLDSHSDAALRFVQIEDWLNDGVPLAAPVARECLLGWYGENTPAREQWCIDGAPVRPTALQLPCLALIPERDRIVPAASASALANAIAGAACQRVPVGHIGMVVGSCAEAACWRPLADWIEGVAT, from the coding sequence ATGGCGACGGCAAGGATCGGCCCGCGGCCGCTCTCAGCGCACCTCGGCGCCGCTAGCGCTGTCTGGCTCGGGGCCCTGGCCGGTCTCGGTGCCGCGCGCAGCGGTGCTATGCTGTGGGCGCCGGCCCTGGCAGGCGAGGCTGCCACCCTCTGCGACAGCTTGCTCGCCGCCGATGCCGCAAAGCTGAGCGCAGCGCTTGCCAATGAGGTTGCCGCGCGTCACACTGATTTTCTTGCCGGTATCGAAGCCTATTGGGCGCATCCCTATCGGCGCAAGGCGGTGGATATGCCCGTCCTCTGGCAGGAGGGTAACGTGCGCCTGCTCGACATGGCGCCAAGCGGCACGGGTGCACGGGTCCTTCTCGTGCCGTCGCTGGTCAATAAGGCCTATGTGCTTGATCTGGCGCCGAAGAACAGTCTCACTGCCTACTTGGCATCGCGCCGCCTGCGGCCGCTCTTGCTGGATTGGGGCGAGCCACGGGGCACTGAGCAGGCGTTCGACCTGAGTGATTATATTGTGCAGCGCTTGTGTCCGGCGCTCAAGGCGGCCGCAGCGGTCGGCCCGGTCCCCGTGGTGGGCTATTGCATGGGCGGCACTCTTGCTGTCGCTGCCGCCGAAAGACGGCCTGAGCTCGTGGCCGGACTCGCCTTGCTGGCGACACCCTGGGACTTCTTTGCCGATGCTGCCGGTGGGGGCGCCTTGCGTGCCCTTGGACCATTGCTCGAAGCTCAACTTGCTGCGGCCCAGACCTTATCGGTCGATGCCCTGCAGGCCTGCTTTGCGGCGCTACAGCCTATGCAGGTCGCGGATAAATTCCGTGCCTTTGCCGGTCTCGATTCCCACAGCGACGCTGCACTGCGCTTTGTTCAGATAGAGGACTGGCTCAATGACGGCGTGCCGCTGGCAGCGCCGGTGGCGCGCGAATGTCTGCTCGGCTGGTACGGCGAGAACACGCCGGCACGCGAGCAATGGTGTATTGACGGAGCGCCGGTGCGGCCTACCGCCTTGCAACTGCCCTGCCTGGCGCTGATCCCGGAACGCGACCGCATCGTGCCTGCAGCCTCCGCTTCGGCACTTGCCAACGCTATCGCCGGCGCCGCCTGCCAGCGCGTTCCGGTGGGCCATATCGGCATGGTCGTCGGCAGCTGCGCCGAGGCCGCCTGCTGGCGTCCTCTGGCCGACTGGATCGAGGGGGTGGCAACTTAG
- the phaR gene encoding polyhydroxyalkanoate synthesis repressor PhaR, producing MAKTKPADGDAVVIKKYANRRLYNTATSSYVTLDDLCDMVKDGVEFVVYDARSDEDITRSVLTQIIFEQEAKGHNLLPISFLRQLIGYYDDRLHAVVPHYLEATMEAFARNQEQMRQQMEEAFGDLLPVRQLQELGQQNMAMFRDALSMFSPPGEHPNVGSETSPKGGSENASMDALKRQVELIQARLDALSRKEE from the coding sequence ATGGCAAAAACAAAACCCGCTGACGGCGACGCGGTGGTCATCAAGAAATACGCCAACCGACGCCTCTACAATACCGCGACCAGCAGTTACGTCACTCTTGACGACCTTTGCGACATGGTCAAGGACGGCGTTGAATTCGTCGTCTACGACGCCCGCAGCGACGAGGACATCACTCGCTCGGTGCTGACCCAAATCATTTTCGAGCAAGAAGCCAAGGGTCATAATCTCCTGCCAATCAGTTTTTTGCGCCAGCTTATCGGCTACTATGACGACCGCCTGCACGCCGTGGTGCCACATTATCTCGAAGCCACCATGGAGGCCTTCGCGCGCAACCAAGAACAGATGCGCCAGCAAATGGAAGAGGCCTTCGGCGACCTCCTTCCCGTGCGCCAATTGCAGGAGCTTGGGCAGCAGAACATGGCCATGTTCCGGGATGCCCTGAGCATGTTCTCGCCACCTGGCGAGCACCCCAACGTCGGCTCAGAGACGTCGCCCAAGGGGGGCAGCGAGAACGCTTCCATGGACGCCTTGAAGCGCCAGGTTGAGCTCATCCAGGCCCGGCTCGATGCACTCAGCAGAAAAGAAGAATAG
- a CDS encoding aminotransferase class IV, producing MSDLANQRIVYFNGEYVPESEALLPFRDRGFRYGDAVFDMTRTFGGRIFKIEEHIKRLYKSLRYVQIDPGLSADEVIAISHEVLDRNCHLLGEGDDYWVGQRVSRGTDVPGGDIAAHSGPNVIVECTPLPLGPRARVFRDGIDIIVPSVRRTAPDALSPNAKTHNYLNLIMGDLEVKARDPEAWAVTLDVNGNLCEGMGSNIFILRDGEIITPKVKYVLPGVSRQTAIDLACEEGITVIEEDISLYDAYNADEVFLTSTSLCLCGVRTINGVTISDGLPPGEITQRLTEAYVRLVDFDFVKQYLDRLAA from the coding sequence ATGTCAGACCTTGCCAATCAGCGAATCGTCTATTTCAACGGCGAGTACGTACCTGAGAGCGAGGCGCTACTGCCCTTCCGTGACCGCGGCTTTCGTTACGGAGATGCCGTATTCGACATGACGCGGACCTTCGGCGGACGCATCTTCAAGATCGAGGAACACATCAAGCGCTTATATAAGTCGCTGCGCTACGTGCAGATCGATCCGGGCCTCAGCGCCGACGAGGTCATTGCCATCAGCCACGAGGTGCTGGACCGCAACTGCCACCTGCTCGGCGAAGGCGACGATTACTGGGTCGGTCAGCGCGTCTCGCGCGGAACGGACGTGCCCGGCGGCGACATCGCCGCCCATTCAGGGCCGAACGTCATCGTCGAATGCACGCCACTACCTCTCGGGCCCCGCGCGCGGGTCTTCCGCGACGGCATCGACATCATCGTGCCCTCGGTGCGGCGCACCGCGCCTGATGCGCTAAGCCCCAACGCCAAGACCCACAATTACCTCAATCTCATCATGGGCGATCTCGAGGTGAAGGCGCGCGACCCGGAAGCCTGGGCCGTAACACTCGATGTCAACGGCAATCTCTGCGAAGGCATGGGAAGCAACATCTTCATTTTGCGCGACGGCGAAATCATCACGCCAAAAGTCAAATACGTGCTGCCCGGAGTGAGCCGGCAGACCGCCATCGACCTGGCGTGCGAAGAGGGCATCACCGTGATCGAAGAGGATATCTCACTCTACGACGCCTATAACGCGGACGAAGTCTTCCTCACCTCTACCAGTCTCTGCCTCTGCGGCGTGCGCACAATCAACGGCGTAACGATCAGCGACGGCTTACCGCCGGGAGAGATCACACAGCGCCTGACCGAGGCCTATGTGCGGCTAGTCGATTTCGATTTCGTCAAACAGTATCTGGATCGTCTGGCGGCATAG
- a CDS encoding enoyl-CoA hydratase/isomerase family protein, giving the protein MSQITTQRDGAVLIATIANPPHGYMDAETESELETVLDEVDTDATVRAVVLTGGLSDVFVRHYDVGVLETLGRDLAARDLEFDTSRAVPESPYHVCLRRIATMPKAFVAAINGTAMGGGFELALACDIRLAKDGPYWLGLPEINIGLLPGAGGTQRLARLIGEGRALELILQGRTVGPAEAAKWGLVGQCVAGNVVEAALAVAHDLAAKPPLALAHIKRLIRGATSRPLDEGLADERTLFCDTVMQNEAIAQMAAFNAGRRDIRAMPPDDPDTV; this is encoded by the coding sequence ATGAGCCAGATCACCACACAGCGAGACGGCGCGGTGCTGATAGCGACCATCGCCAATCCGCCGCATGGCTACATGGATGCGGAGACCGAGTCCGAACTCGAGACAGTCCTCGACGAGGTCGACACTGATGCAACCGTGCGCGCGGTGGTGCTTACGGGTGGGCTGTCGGACGTGTTTGTGCGTCACTACGATGTCGGGGTGCTGGAAACTTTGGGCCGAGACTTGGCGGCGCGCGACCTCGAATTCGATACCTCGCGCGCCGTTCCCGAATCGCCGTACCACGTGTGCCTACGCCGTATCGCGACAATGCCCAAGGCCTTCGTCGCGGCGATCAACGGTACCGCCATGGGTGGCGGCTTCGAGCTTGCACTGGCCTGTGACATCCGCCTGGCCAAAGACGGTCCTTATTGGTTGGGCCTGCCGGAGATCAATATCGGCTTGCTGCCCGGTGCCGGCGGCACCCAGCGTTTGGCGCGCCTGATCGGCGAGGGCAGGGCGCTCGAGCTGATTCTGCAGGGGCGCACGGTGGGGCCCGCGGAGGCGGCCAAATGGGGCTTGGTCGGGCAGTGTGTCGCCGGCAACGTGGTCGAGGCGGCGCTTGCGGTTGCGCACGACCTCGCTGCCAAGCCGCCGTTGGCGCTCGCCCATATCAAGCGGCTGATACGCGGAGCTACCTCGCGCCCGCTCGACGAGGGCCTGGCCGACGAGCGCACCCTGTTCTGCGACACCGTCATGCAGAACGAGGCCATCGCTCAGATGGCCGCGTTCAATGCTGGCAGGCGGGATATCCGGGCTATGCCGCCAGACGATCCAGATACTGTTTGA
- a CDS encoding NAD(P)-dependent oxidoreductase: MTDVIAFLGLGKMGEPMARRLLEAGLPLTVYNRTAEKTAALVAAGATTADTPAEAVSAGGVVFTMVANDAALEEVTLGDHGFLNRLGEGGVHISLSTIGVKTATHMGNIHAKAGAAYLCAPVFGRPPAAAAGQLGVAISGDPTAKARIRPLLEPLSRRVDDFGDAPGAANLVKLAGNFMIGSAIEALAEACALVEKGGVDRQAFVDLLSNTLFDCPVYKIYGDGIAQSVYQPAGMRLVLGLKDIELVLDAAHGMGVAMPLGSLIRDRLIRAVTGGHGEDDWMAADVAAREDAGLTS, from the coding sequence ATGACCGATGTTATTGCATTTCTTGGATTGGGCAAGATGGGTGAACCCATGGCGAGGCGCCTGCTGGAAGCAGGCCTTCCTCTCACCGTCTACAATCGCACGGCCGAGAAGACCGCAGCACTGGTGGCAGCCGGTGCCACGACAGCCGACACCCCAGCCGAAGCGGTCAGCGCAGGCGGTGTCGTCTTCACCATGGTCGCGAACGACGCAGCGCTCGAAGAGGTGACCCTCGGCGATCACGGTTTTCTCAACAGGCTCGGCGAGGGTGGCGTGCACATCTCGCTCAGCACCATCGGCGTCAAGACGGCGACCCACATGGGAAACATTCACGCCAAGGCGGGCGCCGCCTACCTCTGCGCGCCAGTGTTCGGCCGTCCGCCTGCCGCTGCGGCGGGTCAGCTCGGCGTTGCGATCTCGGGCGACCCCACCGCCAAGGCGCGGATCCGTCCGCTCCTCGAGCCACTGAGCCGACGGGTGGATGATTTCGGCGACGCGCCGGGCGCCGCTAATCTAGTCAAGCTCGCCGGCAATTTCATGATTGGCAGCGCCATTGAGGCGCTAGCCGAAGCCTGCGCCCTGGTGGAAAAGGGCGGGGTCGATCGCCAGGCTTTCGTGGATCTGCTGAGCAATACCCTATTCGATTGCCCGGTCTACAAGATCTATGGCGACGGCATTGCCCAGAGCGTCTACCAGCCGGCCGGGATGCGCCTTGTGCTCGGTCTCAAGGATATAGAGCTCGTGCTCGATGCCGCTCATGGCATGGGTGTCGCCATGCCGCTCGGCAGCCTGATACGCGATCGTTTGATCCGCGCGGTAACGGGGGGTCATGGCGAGGATGACTGGATGGCGGCGGACGTCGCCGCGCGCGAAGACGCGGGGCTGACATCGTGA